In Crassostrea angulata isolate pt1a10 chromosome 4, ASM2561291v2, whole genome shotgun sequence, one genomic interval encodes:
- the LOC128181981 gene encoding uncharacterized protein LOC128181981 isoform X1, with protein MRYKLKVILLTLIAKVFTKQMPGICSNGSQGNPIQCCRNYILDGKSCKECSPGTFGYNCTEDCPPQFYGRFCREKCSCCPCDKINGCLKMTNFVHWPTISISLAGSLAICFSFGVAIICILRKRKPNTPEGCVVSKTDENDLTASQDMYDCLAKESYNVLTLTTTDIEQL; from the exons ATGCGTTACAAGCTCAAAGTTATTCTCCTGACTCTTATTGCAAAAgtctttacaaaacaaatgccAGGAATCTGTTCCAATGGTTCTCAAGG AAATCCTATTCAGTGTTGCCGTAATTACATACTTGATGGAAAATCCTGCAAAG AATGTTCTCCTGGTACTTTCGGATATAACTGCACAGAAGACTGCCCTCCCCAATTCTATGGGAGATTCTGCAGAGAGAAATGTTCGTGTTGTCCATGTGATAAAATCAATGGATGCTTAAAGATGACTA atTTCGTTCACTGGCCAACGATTTCCATTTCTTTAGCTGGAAGTCTTGCCATCTGCTTTTCTTTTGGCGTGGCAATCATTTGCATTTTAAG aaaaagaaaaccaaacacTCCGGAGGGATGTGTTGTGTCAAAAACGGATG aaaatgatcTGACAGCCTCTCAAGATATGTATGATTGTCTGGCAAAGGAATCCTATAACGTCCTAACGCTGACGACAACGGATATAGAGCAGTTATAA
- the LOC128181981 gene encoding scavenger receptor class F member 2-like isoform X2, with translation MRYKLKVILLTLIAKVFTKQMPGICSNGSQGNPIQCCRNYILDGKSCKECSPGTFGYNCTEDCPPQFYGRFCREKCSCCPCDKINGCLKMTTGSLAICFSFGVAIICILRKRKPNTPEGCVVSKTDENDLTASQDMYDCLAKESYNVLTLTTTDIEQL, from the exons ATGCGTTACAAGCTCAAAGTTATTCTCCTGACTCTTATTGCAAAAgtctttacaaaacaaatgccAGGAATCTGTTCCAATGGTTCTCAAGG AAATCCTATTCAGTGTTGCCGTAATTACATACTTGATGGAAAATCCTGCAAAG AATGTTCTCCTGGTACTTTCGGATATAACTGCACAGAAGACTGCCCTCCCCAATTCTATGGGAGATTCTGCAGAGAGAAATGTTCGTGTTGTCCATGTGATAAAATCAATGGATGCTTAAAGATGACTA CTGGAAGTCTTGCCATCTGCTTTTCTTTTGGCGTGGCAATCATTTGCATTTTAAG aaaaagaaaaccaaacacTCCGGAGGGATGTGTTGTGTCAAAAACGGATG aaaatgatcTGACAGCCTCTCAAGATATGTATGATTGTCTGGCAAAGGAATCCTATAACGTCCTAACGCTGACGACAACGGATATAGAGCAGTTATAA